A region of Rhizorhabdus wittichii RW1 DNA encodes the following proteins:
- a CDS encoding glucose-methanol-choline oxidoreductase (PFAM: glucose-methanol-choline oxidoreductase; GMC oxidoreductase) codes for MPLDRAALPPDEGRVKDLGSFDYVIAGAGTAGCLLANRLSADPAKRVLLLEAGGKDSWIWFHIPVGYLFAIGNPRADWMFETVEEAGLGGRRLAYPRGKVIGGCSSINAMVYMRGQAADYDGWRQLGLAGWGWDDVLPYFLRHEDHAVATGEHHGRGGEWRVEHPRIRWDILDAIREAGAAVGIAPIEDFNRGDNAGSSYFHVNQRGGRRVSAAGAFLKPVLRRPNLRLETGVEIDRILFDGRRAAGLSFRRGGERWTARAEGEVILATGAVGTPKLLQLSGIGDAERLKALGIEPVHHLPGVGANLQDHLQIRPIFKVEGVRTLNTDYANLLRRAAMGIEYALFRAGPLTMAPSQLGMFARSSDIHATPNLQFHFQPLSLDSWGSGLHRFGAFTASVCNLRPTSRGRIDLASADPAAPPRIAPGYLSTEEDRRVAIESLRLTRRIVAQAPLARYRPEEFRPGPAADSDEALLIAAEELGTTIFHPVGTAAMGADHDRGAVLDERLRVRGLDGLRVVDASAMPRIPSGNTSSPTLMIAEKGAAMIIGDRR; via the coding sequence ATGCCGCTTGATCGGGCGGCGCTTCCCCCCGATGAAGGCCGGGTGAAGGACCTGGGGAGCTTCGACTATGTGATCGCCGGCGCGGGCACCGCCGGCTGCCTGCTCGCCAACCGTCTGTCCGCCGACCCCGCCAAGCGCGTCCTCCTGCTCGAAGCCGGCGGCAAGGACAGCTGGATCTGGTTCCACATCCCGGTCGGCTATCTCTTCGCGATCGGCAATCCGCGCGCCGACTGGATGTTCGAGACGGTCGAGGAGGCGGGGCTCGGCGGACGCAGGCTCGCCTATCCGCGCGGCAAGGTGATCGGCGGCTGCTCGTCGATCAACGCGATGGTCTATATGCGCGGCCAGGCGGCCGACTATGACGGCTGGCGCCAGCTCGGCCTCGCCGGCTGGGGATGGGACGACGTCCTCCCCTATTTCCTGCGGCACGAGGACCATGCCGTGGCGACCGGCGAGCATCATGGCCGGGGCGGCGAATGGCGGGTCGAGCATCCCCGGATCCGCTGGGACATCCTCGACGCGATCCGCGAGGCCGGGGCCGCCGTCGGCATCGCCCCGATCGAGGATTTCAACCGCGGCGACAATGCGGGATCGAGCTATTTCCACGTCAACCAGCGCGGCGGCCGCCGGGTCAGCGCGGCGGGCGCCTTCCTGAAGCCGGTGCTGCGGCGTCCGAACCTGCGGCTGGAGACCGGGGTCGAGATCGACCGCATCCTGTTCGACGGCCGCCGCGCCGCCGGCCTCTCCTTCCGGCGCGGCGGCGAGCGATGGACGGCGCGGGCGGAGGGCGAGGTGATCCTCGCCACCGGCGCGGTCGGCACGCCCAAGCTGCTCCAGCTTTCGGGGATCGGCGACGCCGAGCGGCTCAAGGCGCTGGGCATCGAACCGGTCCACCACCTGCCCGGCGTCGGCGCCAACCTGCAGGACCATCTCCAGATCCGCCCGATCTTCAAGGTGGAGGGCGTGCGCACGCTCAACACCGACTATGCCAATCTCCTCCGCCGGGCGGCGATGGGGATCGAATATGCTTTGTTCCGCGCCGGGCCGCTGACGATGGCGCCGTCGCAGCTCGGCATGTTCGCCCGATCGTCCGACATCCATGCGACGCCCAACCTGCAATTCCATTTCCAGCCGCTGTCGCTCGACAGCTGGGGCAGCGGCCTGCACCGTTTCGGCGCCTTCACGGCCAGCGTCTGCAACCTGCGGCCGACCAGCCGGGGGCGGATCGACCTGGCCAGCGCCGATCCCGCCGCGCCGCCGCGCATCGCCCCCGGCTATCTGTCGACCGAGGAGGACCGGCGGGTCGCGATCGAATCGCTGCGGCTGACGCGCCGGATCGTCGCGCAGGCGCCGCTCGCCCGTTACCGGCCGGAGGAGTTCCGTCCGGGGCCCGCCGCCGACAGCGACGAGGCGCTGCTCATAGCGGCGGAGGAACTGGGGACGACGATCTTCCACCCGGTCGGCACCGCCGCGATGGGGGCCGATCACGATCGCGGCGCGGTGCTCGACGAGCGACTGCGGGTCCGGGGGCTGGATGGGCTCCGGGTGGTCGATGCCTCGGCCATGCCGCGCATCCCGTCGGGCAATACCAGTTCGCCGACCTTGATGATCGCGGAAAAGGGCGCTGCGATGATCATCGGCGATCGCCGCTGA
- a CDS encoding methyltransferase-like protein: MHRRSIFPFLAGTALLLAAAAPAVVPAKPPAYLESAISAPGRPADAVALDAGRKPAEVLAFLGLKPGMAAADVMTGSGYWAEIMANAVGPRGKVTAFEPAQFYNDPEEQKVWKALTARRSDIDFVRYPFEAFTAGDRRFDAVMINLNYHDLYWESAKYGIPRTDPHAFLRQLYAAVKPGGVVGVIDHAGPAGDTRAIVDKLHRIDPAVVKADFAAAGFTLEAESPLLANPADDHEKLVFDPAVRGKTDRFLYRFRKPR; the protein is encoded by the coding sequence ATGCATCGTCGATCGATCTTTCCGTTCCTGGCGGGCACCGCGCTGCTGCTCGCGGCGGCGGCCCCGGCCGTCGTCCCGGCCAAGCCGCCGGCCTATCTGGAAAGCGCCATATCGGCGCCCGGCCGCCCCGCCGACGCGGTCGCCCTCGACGCCGGCCGCAAGCCCGCCGAGGTGCTCGCCTTCCTCGGCCTGAAGCCCGGCATGGCCGCCGCCGACGTCATGACCGGATCGGGTTATTGGGCGGAGATCATGGCCAATGCGGTCGGCCCGCGCGGCAAGGTGACCGCGTTCGAGCCGGCCCAGTTCTACAACGACCCGGAAGAGCAGAAGGTGTGGAAGGCGCTGACCGCCCGGCGCTCCGACATCGACTTCGTCCGCTATCCGTTCGAGGCGTTCACGGCCGGCGACCGCCGCTTCGACGCGGTGATGATCAACCTCAACTATCATGATCTCTATTGGGAATCGGCGAAGTACGGCATCCCGCGCACCGATCCGCATGCCTTCCTCAGGCAGCTCTACGCGGCGGTGAAGCCCGGCGGCGTGGTCGGCGTGATCGATCATGCCGGGCCGGCGGGCGACACCCGCGCCATCGTCGACAAGCTCCACCGCATCGACCCGGCGGTGGTGAAGGCCGATTTCGCGGCGGCCGGCTTCACGCTGGAGGCGGAAAGCCCGCTGCTCGCCAATCCTGCCGACGATCATGAGAAGCTGGTGTTCGACCCCGCCGTGCGCGGCAAGACCGACCGCTTCCTCTATCGCTTCCGCAAGCCGCGATAG